One window of Salegentibacter sp. Hel_I_6 genomic DNA carries:
- a CDS encoding substrate-binding domain-containing protein produces the protein MKTIKVGGVPEHFNLPWHLCIEEKLFENAGLNVIWKDFPGGTGAMNRALRSGEIDIAVILTEGFLKDVISSNESKIIQTYIGSPLVWGIHVAAGSKYKSVEELKNTKAAISRKGSGSHLMAYVNAQNHEWDTDDLQFEIVNDLDGAIDALTEDRAQYFMWEHFTTKPLVDKRIFRRLADCPTPWPCFVIAARNESLKNEPARIKKMLEILNKETKRFKEFPKIAEKLAEKYDQRLEDIQQWLEITSWSQEQITEEEVEKVQDKLLELNLISKKQANSEFIHNL, from the coding sequence ATGAAAACTATAAAAGTAGGTGGTGTACCAGAACATTTTAATCTTCCATGGCACTTATGTATTGAAGAAAAACTTTTTGAGAATGCCGGGTTAAATGTAATATGGAAAGATTTTCCCGGTGGTACCGGCGCAATGAATAGAGCCTTACGTTCTGGAGAAATTGATATTGCAGTAATTCTTACTGAAGGTTTTTTAAAAGACGTTATTTCAAGTAATGAAAGCAAAATTATACAAACATATATTGGCTCTCCTTTGGTATGGGGAATTCACGTTGCAGCGGGTTCTAAATATAAATCTGTAGAGGAACTAAAAAATACGAAAGCGGCGATTAGCCGAAAAGGTTCAGGTTCTCATTTAATGGCTTATGTGAATGCTCAAAATCACGAGTGGGATACCGATGATCTTCAATTTGAAATAGTAAATGATCTTGACGGTGCCATAGATGCCTTAACAGAAGATAGAGCCCAATATTTTATGTGGGAACATTTTACCACCAAACCCCTTGTAGATAAACGCATTTTCAGAAGACTTGCCGATTGTCCTACGCCCTGGCCTTGTTTCGTCATTGCTGCCAGGAACGAGAGTTTAAAAAATGAACCAGCCCGAATTAAAAAAATGCTGGAAATTTTAAATAAGGAAACAAAACGCTTTAAAGAGTTCCCTAAGATTGCAGAAAAATTAGCAGAAAAATACGATCAGCGATTAGAAGACATTCAACAGTGGTTAGAAATTACAAGCTGGAGCCAGGAGCAAATTACTGAAGAGGAAGTAGAAAAAGTACAGGATAAATTATTAGAACTTAATTTAATTTCAAAAAAACAGGCAAATTCCGAATTTATTCATAATTTGTAG
- a CDS encoding uracil-DNA glycosylase, producing MKVDIHPSWKKELAEEFEKDYFKNLVEFVKTEYTEYTCYPKGKDIFSAFEHATFPNTKVVILGQDPYHGPGQANGLCFSVNDGIQSPPSLQNIFKEINDDLEKPVPQSGNLERWADQGVLLLNATLTVRAHQAGSHQKKGWEQFTDRIIEIISAEKENVVFLLWGGYAKKKGAKIDSSKHLILTSGHPSPLSANRGYWFGNKHFSKANEYLKENGKPTIDW from the coding sequence ATGAAGGTAGATATACACCCCAGCTGGAAAAAAGAACTGGCCGAAGAATTTGAAAAGGATTATTTTAAAAATCTGGTTGAATTCGTAAAAACCGAATATACCGAATACACTTGCTATCCCAAAGGCAAAGATATTTTTTCGGCATTTGAACACGCCACTTTTCCCAACACAAAGGTTGTAATTTTAGGCCAGGATCCTTATCACGGCCCAGGGCAGGCCAACGGACTCTGCTTTTCGGTAAATGATGGAATTCAATCTCCGCCATCCCTTCAAAATATCTTTAAAGAAATTAATGATGATCTTGAAAAGCCCGTACCACAATCTGGTAATTTAGAACGCTGGGCAGATCAGGGGGTATTATTACTAAATGCTACTTTAACTGTTAGGGCGCACCAGGCGGGCTCACACCAAAAAAAGGGCTGGGAGCAATTTACCGATAGGATTATTGAAATAATTTCAGCGGAAAAAGAAAATGTGGTTTTCTTACTTTGGGGTGGTTATGCCAAAAAGAAAGGAGCCAAAATTGACTCCTCTAAACATCTTATATTAACCAGCGGTCATCCATCGCCTTTAAGCGCAAACCGTGGTTATTGGTTTGGGAATAAACATTTCAGTAAAGCAAACGAATATCTAAAAGAAAATGGTAAACCAACCATAGATTGGTAA
- a CDS encoding DNA mismatch repair protein MutS, producing the protein MIKIAAKSLIDLEFPVVCQQISDLCITGPGKEKALKLQPYKTGKKTLFGLHQTNEYVSSKTRESRIPNHGFDAIKNELRTLEIEDSILEIGSFRKIGSLSETVNTQIKFFRKFQEYYPSLYETTAEIEYTTEIVDSIGAVINKFGELKDDATPHLQQIRRSINQVKGQINSSFAKALTTYHNYGYLDEIRESVVENVRVLAVSAMHRRKVKGGILGNSKTGSIVYIQPEATYQYTRELNNLEYEEKEEIKRILKELTNKIRPFKPLLIDYQNLLCEIDVIAAKAKYAELTNGLLPKITKERELQLKEAYHPLLYLSNKKKGDKTYPQSIELAKDNRIIVISGPNAGGKSITLKTVGLLQIMLQSGILVPVHEYSRMCLFEKILTDIGDNQSIENHLSTYSYRLKNMNYFLRKCDDRTLFLIDEFGTGSDPELGGALAETFLEVFYEKESFGILTTHYANLKKLANEMPNMSNANMLFDSNSLEPIYKLQVGEAGSSFTFEVAQKNGIPYSLINRSRKKVEKGKIRFDRSIAKLQQERSKLQKTTDSLKTKEQKAAQEKDKLEETNSRIQQKLESYQELYDSNQRLIYMGQKINELSEKYFENKKKKELIGEFLKFVEIENSKRKKESAKQRKIQKEKEKKVQQEVKKEVSVIRKKKKEEKAKVSEKERQEANKPKIPPKIGDRVRLEGSRSVGTLDKIEKGKAIINYGMFTTQVDVEKLELVQAMKKK; encoded by the coding sequence ATGATTAAAATTGCAGCAAAAAGCCTTATAGATCTTGAATTTCCAGTTGTTTGCCAACAAATTTCAGATTTGTGCATCACAGGACCGGGAAAAGAGAAAGCTTTAAAACTTCAGCCTTATAAAACCGGAAAAAAGACACTCTTTGGACTTCACCAAACCAATGAGTATGTAAGTTCAAAAACCCGGGAAAGCCGAATTCCAAATCACGGATTTGATGCTATCAAGAATGAATTACGAACCTTAGAAATTGAAGATTCTATTCTGGAAATTGGAAGTTTCAGAAAAATTGGCAGCCTTTCAGAAACCGTAAATACCCAGATTAAGTTTTTTAGAAAATTCCAGGAATATTATCCCAGTTTATATGAAACTACTGCCGAAATAGAATATACCACCGAGATTGTAGATAGTATTGGTGCGGTGATCAATAAATTTGGCGAGTTAAAAGATGATGCCACGCCACATTTACAGCAAATTAGACGATCTATAAATCAGGTAAAGGGTCAAATTAACTCTAGTTTTGCTAAGGCGCTTACCACCTATCATAACTATGGATATTTAGATGAAATTCGTGAAAGTGTAGTAGAAAATGTGAGAGTACTCGCCGTATCTGCAATGCATAGGCGAAAAGTTAAAGGTGGAATTTTAGGAAATTCCAAAACCGGTAGTATTGTATATATTCAGCCAGAAGCTACTTATCAATATACCCGTGAGCTTAATAACCTTGAATATGAAGAAAAAGAGGAAATAAAACGAATATTAAAAGAGCTCACGAATAAAATAAGACCGTTTAAGCCACTTTTAATAGATTATCAAAACTTACTCTGCGAAATAGATGTAATTGCGGCTAAAGCAAAATATGCTGAATTGACTAATGGTTTATTACCTAAAATCACTAAAGAGCGAGAACTTCAGCTCAAAGAAGCTTACCACCCACTACTCTATTTAAGTAACAAGAAAAAAGGTGATAAAACTTATCCTCAGAGTATAGAATTAGCAAAAGACAATAGGATCATCGTGATTTCGGGACCTAATGCCGGTGGAAAAAGTATTACCTTAAAAACAGTAGGTTTACTACAAATAATGCTACAAAGTGGAATTCTAGTACCTGTACACGAATATAGCAGAATGTGCTTATTTGAAAAAATACTTACAGATATTGGTGACAATCAATCTATAGAAAATCATTTAAGTACCTATAGCTACCGACTCAAGAATATGAATTATTTCCTTCGGAAATGTGACGATAGAACACTCTTCTTAATCGATGAATTTGGTACCGGAAGTGATCCTGAACTCGGTGGCGCATTAGCTGAAACCTTCCTGGAAGTTTTTTATGAAAAGGAATCTTTTGGAATTTTGACTACACATTATGCGAATTTAAAGAAACTGGCTAACGAGATGCCAAATATGAGCAATGCCAATATGCTATTTGACTCAAATAGTCTGGAGCCCATCTATAAACTTCAGGTTGGGGAAGCCGGGAGTTCCTTTACTTTTGAAGTTGCTCAAAAAAACGGCATTCCTTATAGTTTGATAAATAGATCTCGGAAAAAAGTTGAAAAAGGAAAAATAAGGTTTGACAGGAGCATAGCAAAACTTCAGCAGGAACGTTCTAAACTTCAAAAAACCACAGATTCTCTAAAGACCAAAGAGCAGAAAGCAGCCCAGGAAAAAGATAAGTTGGAAGAAACTAACAGCAGGATTCAGCAGAAACTCGAAAGCTATCAGGAATTGTATGATAGCAACCAGCGACTCATTTACATGGGGCAAAAAATCAATGAACTTAGCGAAAAGTATTTTGAGAATAAAAAGAAGAAAGAGCTAATTGGAGAGTTCCTGAAGTTTGTAGAGATAGAAAATTCTAAACGTAAGAAAGAATCAGCCAAGCAGCGAAAAATTCAGAAAGAAAAAGAGAAAAAAGTTCAGCAGGAAGTTAAAAAAGAGGTTTCTGTAATTCGGAAAAAGAAGAAAGAAGAGAAAGCAAAAGTTTCTGAAAAAGAGCGTCAGGAAGCGAATAAACCTAAGATTCCGCCTAAAATTGGAGATAGAGTGCGATTAGAAGGTAGCCGATCTGTTGGCACTTTAGATAAAATTGAAAAAGGAAAAGCTATAATCAACTACGGAATGTTCACCACACAGGTTGATGTGGAAAAACTGGAACTGGTACAGGCAATGAAAAAGAAATAA
- a CDS encoding thiol-disulfide oxidoreductase DCC family protein, translating to MELPKDKKIILFDGVCNLCNDAVTFIIKHDKKDTFRFASLQSEIGKKLVVERGMDPEELDSIILIDPGVAYYQKSTAALEISRELSGGYSFLKNFLFIPEGLRDGLYNFVANNRYKWYGKKESCMIPTPELKSKFLG from the coding sequence ATGGAACTTCCAAAAGATAAAAAAATCATTCTTTTTGACGGCGTGTGTAATCTATGCAATGATGCTGTGACTTTTATAATTAAGCACGATAAAAAAGATACCTTCCGCTTTGCCTCACTACAAAGTGAAATTGGAAAAAAACTCGTAGTAGAGCGCGGGATGGATCCTGAAGAACTGGATTCCATAATTCTGATTGATCCCGGCGTGGCTTATTACCAGAAATCTACCGCTGCCCTCGAAATTTCCAGAGAACTTTCAGGTGGCTATTCCTTCTTAAAAAACTTTCTTTTTATTCCTGAAGGATTACGGGACGGACTCTATAATTTTGTTGCTAATAACCGCTACAAATGGTATGGAAAAAAGGAATCATGTATGATTCCAACTCCGGAATTAAAATCTAAATTTCTGGGTTAA
- a CDS encoding dicarboxylate/amino acid:cation symporter codes for MKKLALHWQILLGMAAGVIFALILTNFSWGSKFIGDWIKPFGNIFINALKLIAVPLILASLVKGISDLKDISKLSKMGARTIGIYILTTIVAVTIGLGMVNLIKPGNAISEETQQDLITSYEGDASGVKATADQQRESGPLQALEDIVPENIFAAAGDNANMLQVIFFAIFFGIGLILIPEKAAKPVKDFFDGFNEVILKMIDLIMLAAPYGVFALLAALVVESPSTDLFAALAMYGVTVLLGLALMIGFYILLVWIVTKNKPSFFVNGIAPAQLLAFSTSSSAATLPVTMERVEEHMGVSREVSSFVLPIGATINMDGTSLYQAVAAVFIAQAFGMDLSIGAQLGIIATATLASIGSAAVPGAGMVMLVIVLAQAGIPEAGLALIFAVDRPLDMCRTMVNVTGDAAVSLMVAKSVDKMGPPNVKEWDDDYHPENNEAEEKKVQEKA; via the coding sequence ATGAAAAAACTTGCACTGCACTGGCAGATTTTACTTGGAATGGCTGCCGGAGTTATTTTTGCCCTTATTCTTACTAATTTTAGCTGGGGATCTAAGTTTATTGGAGATTGGATAAAACCCTTCGGGAATATATTTATCAATGCTTTGAAACTTATTGCAGTGCCGCTTATTTTGGCTTCTTTGGTAAAAGGAATTTCAGATTTAAAAGACATTTCCAAGCTTTCAAAAATGGGAGCGCGTACCATTGGAATTTATATATTGACCACTATTGTTGCGGTAACTATAGGTCTTGGAATGGTTAACCTTATAAAACCAGGTAACGCAATTTCCGAAGAAACTCAACAAGATCTTATTACAAGCTATGAGGGCGATGCTTCCGGTGTTAAAGCTACTGCCGATCAACAACGGGAATCTGGACCTTTGCAGGCTTTGGAAGATATTGTTCCTGAAAATATTTTTGCTGCGGCAGGGGATAACGCCAATATGTTACAGGTGATTTTCTTCGCTATTTTCTTCGGAATTGGATTAATTCTTATTCCAGAGAAGGCCGCAAAACCGGTTAAAGATTTCTTTGATGGCTTTAATGAGGTTATCCTTAAAATGATAGATCTTATTATGCTAGCGGCACCTTATGGTGTATTTGCACTTTTGGCTGCGTTAGTTGTAGAATCGCCAAGTACCGATCTCTTTGCCGCCTTGGCGATGTACGGCGTAACTGTTTTACTTGGTTTGGCATTAATGATTGGATTCTATATCCTACTAGTATGGATTGTGACTAAAAACAAACCCTCTTTCTTTGTAAACGGAATTGCACCGGCTCAATTACTTGCTTTTTCAACAAGTTCAAGTGCCGCAACTTTACCGGTAACTATGGAAAGGGTAGAAGAGCATATGGGTGTTAGCAGGGAAGTATCCAGCTTTGTCTTACCAATTGGAGCTACGATAAATATGGATGGAACCAGTCTTTACCAGGCTGTTGCTGCAGTGTTTATTGCCCAGGCTTTTGGTATGGATCTTAGTATTGGAGCACAACTTGGGATAATCGCTACGGCTACTTTGGCTTCTATCGGTTCAGCGGCTGTACCCGGGGCTGGAATGGTAATGTTAGTAATTGTACTGGCTCAGGCCGGTATTCCTGAAGCCGGATTAGCGCTAATATTTGCGGTAGATAGACCTCTTGATATGTGTAGAACTATGGTGAATGTTACTGGCGATGCAGCTGTATCTTTAATGGTAGCAAAATCTGTAGATAAAATGGGACCTCCTAACGTGAAAGAATGGGATGATGATTATCACCCAGAAAATAATGAAGCGGAAGAGAAAAAAGTGCAGGAAAAAGCTTAA
- the aroC gene encoding chorismate synthase — MAGNSFGKLFKLTTFGESHGQAIGGIIDGCPAGIKLDLEKIQNELNRRKPGQSAIVTQRKEPDTVEFYSGIFEEETTGTPIGFVIKNANQKSKDYSHIKDSYRPSHADYTYDEKYGIRDYRGGGRSSARETACRVVAGAVAKQFLKDIQFNAYTASVGKIALDKDIKELDFSLIETNAVRCPDPASAEKMEDYIKQIRKEGDTVGGTVQCVIKNMPKGLGEPVFDKLHADLGKAMLSINAVKGFEYGSGFEGTKMKGSEHNDLFNEDGTTKTNLSGGIQGGISNGMDIYFNVAFKPVATIMQKQNTINKQGENVEMQGKGRHDPCVVPRAVPIVEAMAALVIADYLLQNKSSKI; from the coding sequence ATGGCAGGAAATTCCTTCGGAAAACTTTTTAAACTCACCACATTTGGAGAATCCCATGGGCAGGCCATTGGAGGAATTATTGACGGATGCCCGGCCGGAATAAAGCTGGATCTCGAAAAGATTCAAAACGAACTAAATCGCAGGAAACCCGGCCAATCGGCTATTGTGACCCAAAGAAAAGAACCCGATACCGTGGAGTTTTATTCAGGGATATTTGAGGAGGAAACCACCGGAACTCCTATTGGTTTTGTGATTAAAAATGCCAATCAAAAATCTAAAGATTATTCACATATAAAAGATTCCTATCGTCCCAGTCACGCCGATTATACTTACGATGAAAAGTATGGAATACGTGATTATAGAGGTGGCGGTAGATCTTCAGCAAGAGAAACTGCCTGTAGGGTAGTGGCTGGCGCGGTTGCAAAACAATTTTTAAAAGATATTCAATTTAATGCCTATACAGCTTCCGTAGGAAAAATAGCGTTGGATAAAGATATTAAAGAACTGGATTTTAGTCTTATTGAAACAAACGCCGTGCGGTGTCCAGATCCTGCTTCCGCAGAAAAGATGGAAGATTATATCAAGCAAATTAGAAAAGAAGGTGACACCGTGGGTGGTACCGTGCAGTGTGTGATCAAAAATATGCCAAAAGGCCTGGGAGAACCGGTTTTTGATAAACTTCACGCCGATCTTGGTAAAGCTATGCTTTCAATTAATGCGGTAAAAGGATTTGAATATGGTAGTGGTTTTGAAGGAACCAAAATGAAAGGCAGCGAGCATAATGACCTGTTTAATGAAGATGGAACTACCAAAACCAATTTGAGTGGCGGGATACAGGGCGGTATTTCTAATGGAATGGATATTTATTTTAACGTAGCTTTCAAACCTGTGGCTACGATAATGCAGAAACAAAATACCATAAATAAGCAGGGCGAAAATGTTGAAATGCAGGGAAAAGGTAGACACGATCCTTGCGTTGTACCACGCGCGGTGCCCATTGTTGAAGCAATGGCAGCACTGGTAATTGCCGATTATTTACTGCAGAATAAAAGTTCAAAAATTTAA
- a CDS encoding UDP-2,3-diacylglucosamine hydrolase: MSKKRRPEIVVISDVHLGTFGAHAAELSEYLENIQPKKLVLNGDFIDIWQFKKSYFPKSHLEVIKKIIDLSTSGTEVIYITGNHDEFLRKFSDTQIGDLRITDKLVLELDGKKAWFFHGDVFDVGIHKAKWLAKLGGWGYDLLILINRFLNHILVKLGKKKYSLSKKIKDSVKNAGKFIDRFEKTVSDLAIENGYKYVICGHIHQPKMIRKTNKKGTCLYLNSGDWVENLSALEYENKKWKLTYFNETQEPSISSEKPLLAAITVVGKEIIPTPPLKS, translated from the coding sequence TTGTCAAAGAAAAGAAGACCAGAGATAGTCGTAATTTCAGATGTACACCTTGGCACCTTTGGTGCTCACGCTGCAGAACTTAGTGAATACCTGGAAAATATTCAGCCTAAAAAACTGGTATTAAATGGTGATTTTATTGATATATGGCAATTTAAGAAAAGTTATTTTCCAAAATCCCATCTTGAAGTTATTAAGAAAATCATTGATCTAAGCACTAGCGGAACCGAAGTAATATATATCACTGGAAACCACGATGAATTCCTAAGAAAGTTTAGCGACACCCAAATTGGAGATTTACGAATTACCGATAAATTAGTACTGGAATTAGATGGTAAGAAAGCCTGGTTTTTTCACGGAGATGTATTTGATGTTGGAATTCATAAAGCCAAATGGCTCGCTAAACTTGGTGGTTGGGGATATGACTTATTGATTCTTATTAATCGGTTTTTGAATCATATTTTAGTGAAATTGGGTAAAAAGAAATATTCGCTTTCAAAAAAAATTAAGGACAGTGTAAAAAATGCAGGAAAATTTATAGACAGATTTGAAAAAACCGTTTCAGATCTGGCTATTGAAAATGGCTATAAATATGTTATTTGCGGGCATATTCATCAACCTAAAATGATTAGAAAAACTAATAAAAAAGGTACTTGTTTATATTTAAATTCAGGCGATTGGGTGGAGAATTTAAGCGCCTTGGAATATGAAAATAAGAAATGGAAACTGACTTACTTTAATGAAACCCAGGAACCATCAATCAGTAGCGAAAAACCTTTATTGGCAGCAATAACTGTAGTTGGTAAAGAAATTATACCAACGCCTCCCTTAAAATCGTAA
- a CDS encoding FAD-binding and (Fe-S)-binding domain-containing protein codes for MKEKLEQLVQEIDGQLYDDKLWRSIFATDASVYREMPLAVCYPKSENDLKKLINFAKDQKTSLIPRTAGTSLAGQCVGDGIVVDVSKHFTKIISVDSDAKTVTLQPGVIRDDLNRVLHEYGLFFGPNTSTSNRCMIGGMVGNNSSGTTSIKYGTTREKLVSLKTILSDGSEAEFRDISSKEFQQKLKLENLEGEIYRNIHKHLSSEENKNELIEKFPPKSLHRRNTGYAIDELLYAEVFSEDSTEPLNLCKLLCGSEGTLAFTTEITLKLDDLQPPEAAMIAAHFDSIESCMQAVVPVMKHSLFTCEMMDKTILDCTKQNLKYKENRFFIEGDPKAILMLEIRANTAEDVQKQSQEVLETLKASNLSYAYPVLMGDQIELAMELRKAGLGLLGNIIGDKKAVACIEDTAVAIPFLADYIAEFAEIMKKYKQDAVYYAHAGAGEIHLRPILNLKKSEDVKLFRSITTDVAKLVKKYNGSLSGEHGDGRVRAEFIEMMIGAKNYQMLRDIKFTFDPNNIFNPGKITDTAPMDTSLRYEVDRKEPEISTLMDFSESEGILKLAEKCNGSGDCRKSAEAGGTMCPSYRATKDEKDTTRARANALREFLTNSDKPNKFNNKELKEAFDLCISCKGCKSECPSSVDVAALKAEFQYQYQKANGKSLRSKAFANNGKMNEFASKTPGLANFFFKNSVTSGIAKKMMGVAPERSLPILAKQTLANYYQKNKKRFQIEKPLKTVYFFNDEFTNFLDSDIGIDALELLYKLNYRIEFVKHEESGRSHISKGFLEEAKVFANKNINIFKDIISEETPLIGLEPSAILTFRDEYLRLADHKLEAENLAKNSFIIEEFLKKEIALGNIKPEQFTSAEKNIKVHGHCHQKALSNTAITFDVLNLPKNFKVSIIPSGCCGMAGSFGYEKEHYEISINIGEQTLFPAVRKAPKETIISANGTSCRHQIFDGTKRTAKHPVTILREALV; via the coding sequence ATGAAAGAGAAACTCGAGCAACTAGTACAAGAAATTGACGGTCAATTATATGACGATAAATTATGGCGTTCTATTTTCGCTACAGATGCTTCGGTTTATCGTGAAATGCCACTTGCAGTTTGTTACCCAAAAAGCGAAAATGATTTAAAGAAACTTATAAATTTTGCAAAAGACCAAAAAACTTCTTTAATCCCAAGAACTGCGGGAACTTCCCTTGCAGGCCAATGTGTGGGCGATGGAATTGTGGTAGATGTTTCCAAACATTTTACAAAAATTATAAGTGTTGATAGCGATGCCAAAACTGTTACTTTGCAGCCGGGAGTAATTCGCGACGATTTAAATCGAGTTTTACACGAATATGGTCTTTTTTTTGGCCCTAATACTTCAACTTCCAACCGTTGTATGATTGGTGGTATGGTAGGTAATAATTCCAGCGGGACTACTTCTATTAAATATGGAACAACGCGGGAAAAATTAGTTTCGCTGAAAACAATTTTAAGCGATGGGAGTGAAGCTGAATTTAGAGATATTTCTTCAAAGGAATTTCAACAAAAATTAAAACTTGAAAACCTTGAAGGCGAGATTTATAGAAATATTCATAAACATTTATCTTCAGAAGAAAATAAAAATGAGCTTATTGAAAAATTCCCACCAAAAAGTTTACACCGAAGAAATACCGGCTACGCGATAGATGAATTGCTTTATGCTGAAGTATTTTCAGAAGATTCTACCGAGCCTTTAAACTTATGCAAATTACTATGCGGAAGTGAAGGTACTTTGGCTTTTACAACAGAGATCACGCTAAAGCTTGACGACCTTCAGCCTCCCGAAGCAGCTATGATCGCAGCGCATTTTGATAGTATAGAAAGTTGTATGCAAGCCGTAGTTCCGGTGATGAAACATTCCCTGTTTACCTGCGAAATGATGGATAAAACCATTCTTGATTGCACTAAGCAAAACCTGAAATACAAAGAAAATCGCTTTTTTATCGAAGGAGATCCCAAAGCGATTTTAATGCTGGAGATAAGGGCAAATACCGCTGAAGATGTTCAAAAACAGAGTCAGGAGGTTTTAGAAACTTTAAAAGCTTCTAATTTAAGTTATGCTTATCCCGTTCTAATGGGTGACCAAATAGAACTGGCGATGGAGTTGCGTAAGGCGGGGCTTGGGTTATTAGGAAATATAATAGGTGATAAAAAAGCCGTAGCCTGTATTGAAGATACAGCCGTTGCAATCCCGTTCCTTGCCGATTATATAGCAGAATTTGCTGAAATAATGAAGAAATACAAGCAGGATGCAGTGTATTATGCACACGCCGGTGCTGGTGAAATTCATTTACGTCCAATTTTAAATTTAAAGAAGTCTGAAGATGTAAAGCTTTTTCGAAGCATTACCACTGATGTTGCCAAATTGGTGAAAAAATACAACGGCTCTTTAAGTGGAGAACACGGCGATGGTAGAGTAAGAGCTGAATTCATTGAAATGATGATTGGTGCTAAAAATTACCAGATGCTTAGGGATATTAAATTCACCTTTGATCCTAATAATATTTTTAACCCGGGAAAAATTACAGATACTGCTCCTATGGATACCTCACTTAGGTATGAAGTTGATAGGAAAGAGCCGGAAATTTCTACCTTAATGGATTTCTCTGAATCTGAAGGGATTTTAAAACTTGCTGAAAAATGTAATGGGAGTGGAGATTGCAGAAAATCTGCAGAAGCGGGTGGAACGATGTGTCCCAGCTATAGAGCTACGAAAGACGAAAAAGATACTACACGCGCACGGGCAAATGCATTACGGGAATTTTTAACCAATTCAGATAAACCGAATAAATTTAATAATAAAGAATTAAAAGAAGCTTTTGATCTTTGTATTAGCTGCAAAGGCTGTAAAAGCGAATGCCCATCCAGTGTAGATGTTGCTGCCTTAAAAGCCGAATTTCAGTACCAATATCAAAAGGCAAACGGAAAATCTTTGCGGAGTAAAGCTTTTGCAAATAATGGCAAAATGAACGAATTTGCTTCAAAAACACCCGGACTTGCCAATTTTTTCTTTAAAAATTCGGTGACTTCTGGAATTGCAAAAAAAATGATGGGCGTGGCGCCAGAACGAAGTTTGCCGATTTTAGCAAAACAAACGCTGGCCAATTATTATCAAAAAAATAAGAAGCGTTTTCAGATAGAAAAACCTTTAAAAACAGTTTATTTCTTTAATGATGAATTTACTAATTTCCTGGATTCAGATATTGGCATAGACGCTTTGGAGTTATTGTATAAACTCAATTACCGAATAGAATTTGTAAAACACGAAGAAAGCGGTAGAAGCCATATTTCTAAAGGTTTCCTGGAAGAAGCTAAAGTTTTTGCGAATAAAAACATCAATATTTTTAAAGATATTATTTCTGAAGAGACACCCCTTATAGGGCTTGAACCTTCAGCTATTCTGACTTTTAGAGATGAATATTTGCGCCTTGCAGATCATAAACTCGAAGCAGAAAACCTTGCAAAGAACTCTTTTATAATTGAAGAATTCTTGAAAAAGGAAATCGCTTTAGGCAATATTAAACCAGAACAGTTTACTTCAGCGGAAAAAAATATTAAAGTTCACGGGCATTGTCACCAAAAGGCACTTTCTAATACGGCGATAACTTTTGATGTTTTAAACCTCCCTAAGAATTTTAAAGTGAGTATAATTCCATCAGGTTGTTGTGGAATGGCGGGTTCTTTTGGTTATGAAAAGGAACACTACGAAATTAGTATAAATATTGGCGAACAAACATTGTTCCCTGCGGTTAGAAAAGCTCCCAAAGAAACGATCATCTCGGCAAATGGTACTAGTTGCCGTCATCAAATTTTTGACGGTACAAAACGCACTGCTAAACATCCGGTTACGATTTTAAGGGAGGCGTTGGTATAA